The sequence below is a genomic window from Mus musculus strain C57BL/6J chromosome 4, GRCm38.p6 C57BL/6J.
AGCTCTGATATTGGTAAGTCTGCCCTAGGAAGTTGCAAGTCTTTGCACCCGTTCCCATGGAGCTCAGAGAGCTTTGCATGCAGGAGATGCCAGCGTGGCACTGGCCGGGGAGGCAATGAGAGATGCAGTGGCCCTGGGACCCTTACGGGTGTGGTATGAATTTATAATCCTAGCAAGCCCGTATAAAAGACACACAGTCCAGGTGTCTTATTTACAAGCCGCgagcctagactgggcagatctaacATTTTCCCCAGCTGTAGGTCCCTTGTTACTTGTTGCTTCTCCTGTCCTTGTGGTTCTGGGTCATGGAGGctgcttcctcctctgtctcACTGCCTGCAAACCCCTCAACTCAAATCTCCAGTCCCacttttctccctcccctgcccaatcacaggctctagccttttacTGACCAGTGAACTTGTCGAGAAAGTTCACACGGCATCACTTGAGTCCCTGAGGATCTGTTCATTGGGGGGAACCACATCTTGAGGAACCAAAATTTGGTGTTAGAATCTAAGCAGCATCAGAAGAACCCACTATGGGGGAACCAGGAAGTCAGGCAGGCAGTGGGTGGAGTTAGTTTTGGATTCTGGTTTTGAAAGTTCCAAAGTTGCACAGCAGTAGGGAGAGAATTGTATCCTTAGTTCATGCACTGGTCCTTCAGCTCCAGCAGCGGACAGCTCAGGCCTGTTTGCAGCAGTGCTAGACTTTCATCTCAGTGGGTCACTTGGTGGGGTGTGAGGAGGGCAGGTGAGCTCAGGCCTGTCGAACGAAGCCAGTATTGGCTTTGGCTTTGCCAAGTTTGCTAAGAGGGTGTAGGTAGAACCAAGTTGTTAAATCTTTATATGAGGAGGGTGGCTGTCATTTAGCTCCACTACTCATCCAAGCCCTGGAAGTGGTGGCCTGCCTGCTGAAGGCTCAGGGCACCGTGGCTGACCAGGTGAGGGTGAGGTGTGAAGTTGTGGCCTGTGTTATCTGACCTGCCGACCAGGGCTCAGCCAGGCAATCTCTTGGATCTGTGCAGGTGACCCTCTTCGGGAGCTGGGCAGTGAGTGTGGGATTGAATTTGATGAAGAGAAAACAGCTGTCATCGACCACCACAACTATGATGTTTCTGACCTTGGCCAGGTAGGCAGGCTTGTCCCTTCAGATATCTGGATCCCACAGCAAAGCTCAGCTTTGCGTAGAGACCAGCTGGAAGTTGCCAGGACTCCCTGGCCAGGACCTTCTTCTTGACTGTTTGCCTTGTCTGTCCCCTTCGCAGCACACACTCATTGTGGCTGACACTGAGAACCTGCTGAAGGCCCCGACCATTGTTGGCAAGTCATCTCTGAACCCCATTCTCTTCCGAGGAGTTGGGTGAGTATTCAGGGGACCAGCGAGACCCAGAGGGACAAGGGCCACTTGCTGTTTGTGGACATCAAGCCAAATTTAAGGTTGAGAATGTCCCTTCCCCTGGGTGATGCCAGTGAGTCTCACTGTAAATGAGGAGCCCAAGTGCTTGGCTATTGAGAAAGGATCCTTCCAGGCCGGATgctacttaggaggctgaagcagggggattggAGCTTCCATGCCAGCCTGGCTAGTGAGACCATAtctttggatggatggatggatggatggatggatggatggatggatgggtgggtgggtgggtgggtgggtgggtgggtgggtggatggatggatggatggatggatgggtggatgggtggatgggtggatggatggatggatgatgaacAAATGGGAAAGGGAAGAACTACTCTGGAAATTCCCTAGGGGAGATGGTGTGGGACCCCAAGTCCCGCAGCCACTTCCTGCTCAGTGCTAGGCAGCTCTCTCCTCCTTGCAGAATGGTGGCAGACCCGGACAATCCCTTGGTTTTGGACATCCTAACAGGCTCTTCAACCTCTTACTCCTTCTTCCCAGATAAACCAATCACCCAGGTAAGTAAGCCTCTGCAGGCTCCATGCTCCAGCTCCTGGGCCAAGTGGCAAGCCCAGAGCAGAGCCATGCTGACACTGACATGTcaaacacacgcacatacacatgtcACATACATGAAGCCGTGGGCCATGCTGACCTCGGTGCAAAGGTGCTGGGACCGGGACAGTGGTGGAAACAGTGGGATCCTAGGTCCTCCGTCAGGTGGGCGTGGAAGCAGAGCTATGTCGGTCGGTGTCCAGCTGGGTTCAGCCTGCTGTCCACTTGCTGTGGTGGCTTTGCCGGTACTCTGGTAATGCCCAGGTGACCGCCCTGTTGTGTTTGCAGTACCCCCATGCGGTGGGGAGGAACACTCTGCTGATTGCCGGGCTCCAGGCCAGGAACAACGCCCGGGTCATCTTCAGTGGCTCTCTGGATTTCTTCAGCGATGCCTTCTTCAACTCGGCAGTGCAGAAGGCCACACCCGGTGCGCAGAGGTAATGCCATGGCATGGAGCATGGTAGTGTGTGCTGGCCTGCTGGCACCAACAGGAAGTGGGCTGCAGCCTCTCCTCTCCCTACTCCAGGTATTCTCAGACAGGCAACTATGAACTAGCTGTGGCCCTCTCACGCTGGGTGTTCAAGGAGGAGGGTGTCCTTCGAGTAGGGCCTGTGTCCCATCACCGGGTGGGCGAGATGGCTCCACCCAATGCCTACACTGTCACCGACTTGGTGGTAAGAGGTCCTGGGAGGGCAGTCCTAAGATCGGGGGGCTCAGCACAGGTGCTTAGGGGCGTCCAGAAGGTTGACTGTGTACTTCAGTCTGTCCCTGAGAGTCAGCAGAGATGTGGAGTGGCTGCACAGCAGTGGAGGGAGGGCCTGTTGTGTCTACCTGGCGGGGCAGTCAGCTTTATCGGTTGAGTGACGACACTGCAGTTGGAGCTTTGGGTGGATGTTGCAGGCTGGAGGGGAGGCAGCCTGCTCGCTCACACTTCAGTACCGCACTAAGGACCTCAGGCCCAGGGAAGGCAGAGGTGCTCCAGCTGTTGCCCTGCGAGGAGTGGTCAGCCATGCTCAGTGACTGCGGGCCTCCTGGAGTCCCTGCCACGTCTGGGGTGGGCATTAAGGGCAGTCCTGACCTGGCCTCTCCTCTCAGGAGTATAGCATCATCATAGAACAGCTCTCCAATGGCAAGTGGGTCCCCTTTGATGGTGATGACATTCAGCTGGAGTTCGTGCGCATCGACCCCTTCGTGAGGACCTTCCTGAAGAGGAAAGGTGTGTGTGACTCCTGCCAGAGAAAGCCACTCAGCTGTCACCTGTGTCTGCCACAGGACACACTTCCCCCTGGGAAACCCTCCTGGTTTTGATGTTGCTTCTTCCCCAGGTGGCAAGTACAGTGTCCAGTTCAAGCTGCCTGACGTGTATGGTGTATTCCAGTTTAAAGTGGATTACAACCGGCTAGGCTACACCCACCTGTACTCTTCCACCCAGGTAAGTGAGGGGCAGTCCAGTTTCTGGCCAGTAGGTGTCGCCCTTAGGCCTCCCAGCCACCAGGGCCTGTCATCTGTCCCATTACAGGTGTCAGTGAGGCCACTCCAGCACACGCAGTATGAGCGCTTCATCCCCTCGGCCTATCCCTACTATGCCAGTGCCTTCTCCATGATGGCCGGGCTCTTCATCTTCAGCATCGTCTTCTTGCacatgaaggagaaggagaagtctGACTGAGCCAGAACCTGGGGTCCACACAGTACGGCCGAGGCCATCACGAATGGATCGGtcgggttctgttttgttttgtaaaggcCATGGGAAAATGGCACAGCCTTACCTCAGAGGGCGAGGActatggggtggggggcagggaacatttttttttttctgtaagttttCCAAGTTTGAATCACTCTGTGGCAATTTTTGTATGTGCAGCCGCCCCCATTTCTAAAATAAAGAGAACCACTGCCCTCACCTGTCACCTGGCCCCATGACACTGATGATGGCAGGGCTGCTGCCTAGGGACACTGTGCCAGAGCCTCCGTGCCTCTCATCTCTCCTCATGGAGGTGGGGATCACACACCCACAGTGTAGTGGAAACTAGACTGACAGCTGGCCTAAGAATTGCTGCTGAAGAGACCCgagagggactggaaagatgactaggttaagagcactgcagaggacccaggttcaagtcccagcacccacatggcagctcacaaccttctataatGGTAGTCtgaggagatctgatgcccttttgtGGCCTCCCAGGAGACCAGGTATTTAAGTGATACATCGTATGTACAGACAAAACAcgatatgcataaaataaagaaaacccctgTGTTCCTGTTCACTGGCTCTAGGTCCTATCAGTGTTCTTTtagttcctttgtttttgttttgtttcaagacaaggtttgtGTTCCTGTTCACTGGCTCTAGGTCCTATCAGTGTTCTTTtagttcctttgtttttgttttgtttcaagacagggtttctctgtgtggccctggctgtcttagaactcactctgtagaccaggctggccttgaactcttgagagATCTTCTACAtgctggggtcaaaggcatgCACATGAGCCACAGCTCAGCCACATCTGTTAAACTGTATGTGAACTGTCTCTG
It includes:
- the Ddost gene encoding dolichyl-diphosphooligosaccharide--protein glycosyltransferase 48 kDa subunit precursor, encoding MKMDPRLAVRAWPLCGLLLAVLGCVCASGPRTLVLLDNLNVRDTHSLFFRSLKDRGFELTFKTADDPSLSLIKYGEFLYDNLIIFSPSVEDFGGNINVETISAFIDGGGSVLVAASSDIGDPLRELGSECGIEFDEEKTAVIDHHNYDVSDLGQHTLIVADTENLLKAPTIVGKSSLNPILFRGVGMVADPDNPLVLDILTGSSTSYSFFPDKPITQYPHAVGRNTLLIAGLQARNNARVIFSGSLDFFSDAFFNSAVQKATPGAQRYSQTGNYELAVALSRWVFKEEGVLRVGPVSHHRVGEMAPPNAYTVTDLVEYSIIIEQLSNGKWVPFDGDDIQLEFVRIDPFVRTFLKRKGGKYSVQFKLPDVYGVFQFKVDYNRLGYTHLYSSTQVSVRPLQHTQYERFIPSAYPYYASAFSMMAGLFIFSIVFLHMKEKEKSD